In Micrococcus luteus NCTC 2665, a single window of DNA contains:
- the rsmD gene encoding 16S rRNA (guanine(966)-N(2))-methyltransferase RsmD — MSRIIAGAAAGRPLSAVPGTGTRPTTDRTKEALFSWLEARDWLDGTAVLDLYAGSGALGCEAASRGAASVLLVERDRKAVTACRANAALVNRARGADVVRVRAGSVEQALAAEAAPVDLILADPPYPVAGPPLEAVLEAAAGRLAPGGLLVLERAARDAAPRRPRGLEEVEVRVYGETALYLWQDER, encoded by the coding sequence ATGTCCCGCATCATCGCCGGCGCGGCCGCCGGGCGGCCCCTGAGCGCCGTCCCCGGCACCGGCACGCGCCCCACCACGGACCGCACCAAGGAGGCCCTGTTCTCCTGGCTCGAGGCCCGCGACTGGCTGGACGGGACGGCCGTGCTCGACCTCTACGCCGGCTCCGGCGCCCTGGGGTGCGAGGCTGCCAGCCGCGGAGCGGCATCGGTGCTGCTGGTCGAGCGGGACCGGAAGGCCGTGACCGCGTGTCGCGCGAACGCCGCGCTGGTCAACCGGGCGCGCGGGGCCGACGTCGTGCGCGTGCGCGCCGGGAGCGTGGAGCAGGCGCTCGCGGCGGAGGCCGCGCCCGTGGACCTGATCCTGGCCGACCCGCCGTACCCGGTGGCCGGCCCGCCACTCGAGGCCGTGCTGGAGGCGGCGGCCGGGCGGCTCGCCCCGGGCGGGCTGCTCGTGCTGGAGCGGGCGGCCCGGGACGCGGCGCCGCGCCGGCCGCGCGGCCTCGAGGAGGTCGAGGTGCGCGTCTACGGCGAGACCGCCCTGTACCTCTGGCAGGACGAGCGCTGA
- a CDS encoding aminotransferase class I/II-fold pyridoxal phosphate-dependent enzyme — translation MDGTQPTPGAARHDVDVDAPWRRTAAAAGLLGDAGPVPTVFETMTGLAVEHGAVNLGQGFPDADGPDALLRLAADAVLAGPNQYAPGTGDPALRRAVAEHRRRHWGVTEDPATQVMITTGATEGIAAAVLAFVRPGDEVVTVEPFYDSHAATIALVGARHVSAPVEAPDFLPDPARVADAITDRTRLLIVNTPHNPTGAVYPRELLEELVALCRSRGVLILSDEVYDHLVYEGEHVSLRSVAGAEDIALTVSSAGKAFAVTGWKVGWLTGPAELVGAARAVKQFLTYSSGPAFQRALGAYLPTDDAERHLAGQRERYRDARDRLVAGLREAGLDPVVPAAGYFVVVDLAPWGVTDAAEAAVRWTREAGVTGIPVGALCRPDGGHLRSWLRLAFCKSPDAIDEAMRRLAEAAPRLRTP, via the coding sequence ATGGACGGAACCCAGCCCACCCCCGGAGCAGCACGGCACGACGTCGACGTGGACGCGCCGTGGCGTCGCACGGCGGCGGCCGCGGGCCTGCTCGGCGACGCCGGCCCCGTGCCCACGGTGTTCGAGACGATGACGGGCCTCGCCGTCGAGCACGGGGCCGTGAACCTCGGCCAGGGCTTCCCCGACGCCGACGGCCCCGACGCGCTGCTGCGGCTGGCGGCCGACGCCGTGCTGGCGGGCCCCAACCAGTACGCCCCCGGCACGGGCGACCCCGCGCTGCGGCGGGCCGTCGCAGAGCACCGCCGGCGCCACTGGGGCGTGACGGAGGACCCCGCCACGCAGGTCATGATCACCACGGGTGCCACCGAGGGCATCGCCGCGGCGGTCCTGGCGTTCGTGCGCCCGGGCGACGAGGTCGTCACGGTCGAGCCGTTCTACGACTCGCACGCCGCCACGATCGCCCTGGTCGGCGCCCGGCACGTGAGCGCGCCGGTGGAGGCCCCGGACTTCCTGCCGGACCCGGCGCGGGTCGCGGACGCGATCACCGACCGCACGCGCCTGCTCATCGTGAACACGCCGCACAACCCCACGGGTGCGGTCTATCCGCGGGAGCTGCTCGAGGAGCTCGTGGCCCTGTGCCGGTCCCGGGGCGTGCTGATCCTCTCGGACGAGGTCTACGACCACCTCGTCTACGAGGGCGAGCACGTCAGCCTGCGCTCGGTCGCGGGCGCCGAGGACATCGCCCTGACGGTCTCCAGCGCGGGCAAGGCGTTCGCCGTCACCGGGTGGAAGGTCGGCTGGCTGACCGGCCCGGCCGAGCTCGTCGGGGCCGCGCGCGCCGTCAAGCAGTTCCTCACCTACTCCTCCGGCCCCGCCTTCCAGCGCGCGCTGGGTGCCTACCTGCCCACCGACGACGCCGAGCGGCACCTCGCCGGCCAGCGCGAGCGGTACCGCGACGCCCGGGATCGGCTCGTGGCGGGCCTGCGCGAGGCGGGCCTGGACCCGGTCGTCCCGGCGGCGGGCTACTTCGTCGTCGTGGACCTGGCCCCGTGGGGTGTGACGGACGCGGCCGAGGCCGCGGTGCGGTGGACGCGTGAGGCCGGCGTCACCGGCATCCCCGTGGGCGCGCTCTGCCGCCCGGACGGGGGCCACCTGCGGTCGTGGCTGCGGCTGGCGTTCTGCAAGTCCCCGGATGCGATCGACGAGGCGATGCGCCGCCTGGCCGAGGCGGCCCCGCGGCTGCGCACGCCCTGA
- the coaD gene encoding pantetheine-phosphate adenylyltransferase — MRRAVCPGSFDPLHKGHVEVIARAANLFEEVVVAVSANPAKTYRFSVDERIAMIEATVSSLAGVAVRPMGPGLLAEFCRQIGADAIVKGLRGGADLEFEAPMAAMNRHLTGVETVYLPADARYTHVSSSLIKEVHGLGGDVAEFVPAAVLRGLDGGA; from the coding sequence ATGCGTCGTGCCGTCTGCCCTGGTTCGTTCGATCCCCTCCACAAGGGGCACGTCGAGGTGATCGCGCGAGCCGCGAACCTCTTCGAGGAGGTGGTGGTCGCCGTGTCCGCCAACCCGGCCAAGACGTACCGCTTCAGCGTGGACGAGCGCATCGCCATGATCGAGGCGACGGTGTCCTCCCTCGCCGGTGTCGCGGTCCGGCCCATGGGCCCGGGCCTGCTGGCCGAGTTCTGCCGGCAGATCGGTGCAGATGCGATCGTCAAGGGGCTGCGCGGCGGCGCCGACCTCGAGTTCGAGGCCCCGATGGCCGCGATGAACCGCCACCTCACCGGGGTCGAGACGGTCTACCTCCCGGCCGACGCCCGGTACACCCACGTGTCCTCCTCGCTCATCAAGGAGGTCCACGGACTCGGCGGCGACGTCGCCGAGTTCGTCCCGGCCGCGGTCCTGCGCGGCCTCGACGGCGGGGCCTGA
- the galU gene encoding UTP--glucose-1-phosphate uridylyltransferase GalU, with protein sequence MTVPPPSRPRTRKAVIPAAGLGTRFLPATKAMPKEMLPVVDRPAIEYVVTEARRAGLADVLMITGRNKRALEDHFDRHPALEAVLERKGDAKRLAQIHESDLVGDIHYVRQGEALGLGHAVNCARRHVGEEPFAVLLGDDIIGDGEALLERMIDVQQRLGGSVIALMEVPEEAVSAYGVAAVEAVPGEGDDVVRVTDLVEKPAREDAPSTLAIIGRYVLAPQVFDVLDETPPGRGGEIQLTDALQRLATEDGEGRGVHAVVFDGRRYDTGDKLGYLQAVIEFGTRHEDLGADLRAWLREFTAGL encoded by the coding sequence ATGACCGTCCCGCCCCCTTCCCGCCCCCGCACCCGCAAGGCCGTGATCCCGGCCGCCGGCCTGGGCACCCGCTTCCTGCCGGCCACCAAGGCCATGCCGAAGGAGATGCTGCCGGTGGTGGACCGGCCGGCCATCGAGTACGTGGTGACGGAGGCCCGGCGTGCGGGCCTCGCGGACGTGCTGATGATCACAGGCCGGAACAAGCGGGCCCTCGAGGACCACTTCGACCGCCATCCCGCGCTGGAGGCCGTGTTGGAGCGCAAGGGCGACGCCAAGCGGCTCGCGCAGATCCACGAGTCGGACCTGGTGGGGGACATCCACTACGTCCGTCAGGGCGAGGCCCTCGGGCTCGGCCACGCGGTGAACTGCGCACGCCGCCACGTCGGCGAGGAGCCGTTCGCGGTCCTGCTGGGCGATGACATCATCGGCGACGGCGAGGCGCTGCTCGAGCGCATGATCGACGTGCAGCAGCGCCTCGGCGGCTCCGTGATCGCCCTCATGGAGGTCCCGGAGGAGGCCGTCTCGGCCTACGGCGTGGCCGCGGTGGAGGCCGTGCCGGGGGAGGGCGACGACGTCGTCCGCGTCACCGACCTCGTGGAGAAGCCGGCCCGCGAGGACGCCCCCTCCACCCTCGCGATCATCGGCCGCTACGTGCTGGCCCCGCAGGTGTTCGACGTGCTGGACGAGACCCCGCCCGGCCGCGGCGGGGAGATCCAGCTCACCGATGCGCTCCAGAGGCTGGCCACGGAGGACGGCGAGGGCCGCGGCGTGCACGCCGTCGTCTTCGACGGCCGCCGCTACGACACGGGGGACAAGCTCGGCTACCTGCAGGCGGTCATCGAGTTCGGGACGCGGCACGAGGACCTCGGGGCCGACCTGCGGGCCTGGCTCCGGGAGTTCACCGCCGGGCTCTGA
- a CDS encoding YceD family protein — MDSIQHHGADSPWVIPVRDLTRGAGVQRELTAEWPAPAGVSTPLLGIPEGDPVELDLRLESVHEGVLVTGTADATLKGECGRCLRPLHEGITVDLQELYLTGTSEDDAGEQPLVVRETVDLEPVFRDAAVIALPFQPLCRPDCEGLCADCGIRLEDAPEGHAHERVDPRWAALAHLAGTSETSITETEER, encoded by the coding sequence ATGGACAGCATCCAGCACCACGGCGCCGACTCGCCGTGGGTGATCCCCGTGCGCGATCTGACGCGCGGGGCCGGAGTCCAGCGCGAGCTGACGGCCGAGTGGCCCGCCCCCGCGGGCGTCTCCACGCCGCTGCTGGGGATCCCCGAGGGGGACCCCGTCGAACTGGACCTGCGTCTGGAGTCGGTGCACGAGGGCGTCCTCGTCACCGGCACCGCGGACGCGACCCTGAAGGGCGAGTGCGGCCGTTGCCTGCGCCCGCTGCACGAGGGGATCACCGTGGACCTGCAGGAGCTGTACCTCACCGGCACGTCCGAGGACGACGCCGGCGAGCAGCCGCTCGTGGTGCGCGAGACCGTGGACCTGGAACCCGTGTTCCGGGACGCCGCGGTCATCGCCCTTCCGTTCCAGCCGCTGTGCCGGCCGGACTGCGAGGGCCTGTGCGCCGACTGCGGCATCCGCCTCGAGGACGCGCCCGAGGGGCACGCCCACGAGCGCGTGGACCCGCGCTGGGCCGCCCTGGCCCACCTCGCGGGCACCTCAGAGACCTCCATCACCGAGACAGAAGAGAGATAG
- the rpmF gene encoding 50S ribosomal protein L32, whose translation MAVPKRKMSRANTRARRSQWKATAPTLVKSVENGRVSYRLPHQAELKTDAAGTPLFLEYKGRKVADA comes from the coding sequence GTGGCAGTCCCGAAGCGGAAGATGTCCCGTGCCAACACCCGTGCCCGCCGGTCGCAGTGGAAGGCCACCGCGCCCACCCTGGTGAAGTCCGTCGAGAACGGTCGCGTCTCGTACCGCCTGCCCCATCAGGCCGAGCTGAAGACCGACGCCGCCGGCACCCCCCTGTTCTTGGAGTACAAGGGCCGCAAGGTCGCCGACGCCTGA
- the rnc gene encoding ribonuclease III produces MHITAGTLERALTHRSFAYEQGGLPTNERLEFLGDSVLGYVVTDHIFTVYPDLAEGDLARRRAAVVSTRALAKVARRIGIGPFVRLGTGERRTGGADKDSILADTLEALIGAVYVDHGAVAAAALVHRHVVPLLDEPDLLRESTDWKTVVAEAASRHGLGAVRYAIEGQGPAHDPRYRATLVVGEREYGSAVASSKKQAERDAAAASWPALEADLPAAGR; encoded by the coding sequence GTGCACATCACCGCCGGGACGCTCGAACGTGCTCTGACGCACCGCTCGTTCGCCTATGAGCAGGGCGGGCTGCCCACCAACGAGCGCCTCGAGTTCCTCGGGGACTCGGTGCTGGGCTACGTGGTCACCGACCACATCTTCACGGTGTACCCGGACCTGGCCGAGGGCGACCTCGCGCGCCGCCGGGCCGCCGTCGTGTCCACGCGTGCCCTGGCGAAGGTGGCGCGCCGGATCGGCATCGGCCCGTTCGTGCGCCTGGGCACGGGGGAGCGCCGCACCGGCGGGGCGGACAAGGACTCGATCCTCGCCGACACCCTCGAGGCGCTCATCGGCGCGGTCTACGTGGACCACGGGGCTGTGGCCGCGGCCGCACTCGTGCACCGCCACGTGGTGCCGCTGCTGGACGAGCCGGACCTGCTGCGCGAGAGCACCGACTGGAAGACGGTCGTGGCCGAGGCCGCCAGCCGCCACGGTCTCGGCGCCGTCCGCTACGCGATCGAGGGTCAGGGCCCCGCGCACGATCCCCGCTACCGGGCCACCCTCGTCGTCGGCGAGCGCGAGTACGGCTCCGCCGTCGCCAGCTCCAAGAAGCAGGCCGAGCGGGACGCCGCGGCCGCCTCATGGCCCGCCCTCGAGGCGGATCTGCCGGCCGCGGGGCGCTGA
- the mutM gene encoding bifunctional DNA-formamidopyrimidine glycosylase/DNA-(apurinic or apyrimidinic site) lyase produces MPELPEAEVVRRGLARWATDAVAAELEVLDPRSLRRSPGGADALRERLRGARLAEPARRGKFLWLPLAEGDDAVVVHLGMSGQILVDEPGAADQRHLRLRLPVTAADGSARELRFVDQRIFGGWWLDALRPDDAAGGERIPTTAAHIALDPLHPLFDPAAVHARLARRRSTLKRALLDQSLVSGIGNIYADEALWGARLHPERPTERMRRADTLRLLAAVQDVMRRALEVGGTSFDALYVNVDGRSGYFARSLAAYGRTGQPCRRCAAEGVDSRIVREPFMNRASHLCPRCQPRPRRRRAAAADA; encoded by the coding sequence GTGCCGGAGCTGCCCGAGGCCGAGGTCGTCCGGCGCGGCCTGGCCCGGTGGGCCACGGACGCCGTCGCCGCGGAGCTCGAGGTCCTCGACCCCCGCTCGCTGCGTCGCAGCCCCGGAGGCGCGGACGCCCTCCGGGAGCGGCTGCGCGGCGCCCGGCTGGCCGAGCCGGCTCGCCGCGGCAAGTTCCTCTGGCTGCCCCTGGCCGAGGGCGACGACGCCGTCGTCGTGCACCTGGGGATGAGCGGGCAGATCCTCGTGGACGAACCGGGGGCCGCCGACCAGCGTCACCTGCGCCTGCGCCTGCCCGTCACCGCGGCGGACGGCTCCGCCCGCGAGCTGCGGTTCGTGGACCAGCGGATCTTCGGCGGCTGGTGGCTCGACGCGCTGCGGCCCGACGACGCCGCCGGGGGCGAGCGGATCCCCACCACGGCCGCCCACATCGCCCTGGACCCGCTGCACCCGCTGTTCGACCCCGCGGCCGTGCACGCGCGCCTGGCACGGCGCCGCTCCACCCTCAAGCGCGCGTTGCTGGACCAGTCGCTGGTCTCCGGGATCGGCAACATCTACGCGGACGAGGCCCTCTGGGGCGCCCGCCTGCACCCCGAGCGCCCGACCGAGCGCATGCGCCGGGCGGACACGCTGCGCCTCCTGGCGGCCGTCCAGGACGTGATGCGCCGGGCCCTGGAGGTGGGGGGCACGAGCTTCGACGCGCTCTACGTCAACGTGGACGGGCGATCGGGCTACTTCGCCCGCTCCCTGGCGGCCTACGGGCGCACCGGGCAGCCGTGTCGCCGCTGCGCCGCCGAGGGGGTCGACTCCCGCATCGTGCGCGAGCCGTTCATGAACCGTGCGAGCCACCTGTGCCCGCGCTGCCAGCCCAGGCCGCGCCGTCGCCGGGCCGCGGCGGCCGACGCCTGA
- a CDS encoding LCP family protein, which produces MSHPPAASWTPEPLPRPEPPRDDAPPVARRRRRWPWVVGLLAVLLAALLGLGAWYAGSLGRTFDDHRQTVDVGALEQAAGDGPLNVLVLGSDSREGEGEQDMGQRSDTMMLVHIPADRRQVYVMSVLRDSWVTVPGHGEAKINSAFDTGGYTLAVDTVELLLGVPIHHVLEVDFQGFRGVTNALGGVEVCNPQAFSSGQANPSYYPRGHILLQDTAALRYVRERHAFDDGDVTRVKNQQRYLAGAMDRFLSPQILGNPARTTEVVATFSDHLGVDEGLTSGVIASLAWQLRDVRGEDVEMFTVPRKGFAEGPNGDAIVELDEDKLADLRSALADDDVQRYVDEHEPKKEKKAQAAGGPAPVLTLLTGTTPAPALGEDPCDD; this is translated from the coding sequence GTGAGCCATCCCCCGGCCGCGTCCTGGACGCCCGAGCCCCTGCCGCGCCCCGAGCCCCCGCGCGACGACGCCCCGCCGGTCGCGCGGCGCCGCCGGCGCTGGCCGTGGGTCGTCGGCCTGCTCGCCGTCCTGCTCGCGGCGCTGCTCGGCCTGGGCGCCTGGTACGCGGGCTCGCTCGGGCGCACCTTCGACGACCACCGGCAGACGGTGGACGTGGGGGCGCTCGAGCAGGCGGCCGGGGACGGCCCGCTGAACGTGCTCGTCCTGGGCTCCGACTCCCGCGAGGGCGAGGGCGAGCAGGACATGGGCCAGCGCTCGGACACCATGATGCTCGTGCACATCCCCGCGGACCGACGCCAGGTCTACGTCATGTCCGTGCTGCGGGATTCGTGGGTCACCGTGCCCGGCCACGGCGAGGCGAAGATCAACTCGGCCTTCGACACGGGCGGCTACACCCTCGCCGTGGACACGGTGGAGCTGTTGCTGGGAGTGCCGATCCACCACGTCCTGGAGGTCGACTTCCAGGGCTTCCGGGGCGTGACGAACGCGCTGGGCGGCGTCGAGGTCTGCAACCCGCAGGCCTTCTCCTCCGGTCAGGCCAACCCCTCGTACTACCCGCGAGGGCACATCCTGCTGCAGGACACCGCCGCCCTGCGCTACGTGCGCGAGCGGCACGCCTTCGACGACGGCGACGTCACCCGCGTGAAGAACCAGCAGCGCTACCTGGCCGGGGCGATGGACCGCTTCCTCAGCCCGCAGATCCTGGGCAATCCCGCCCGCACCACCGAGGTCGTCGCCACGTTCTCCGACCACCTCGGTGTGGACGAGGGGCTCACGTCTGGCGTGATCGCCTCGCTCGCGTGGCAGCTGCGCGACGTCCGCGGCGAGGACGTCGAGATGTTCACGGTGCCTCGCAAGGGCTTTGCGGAGGGGCCGAACGGCGACGCCATCGTCGAGCTCGACGAGGACAAGCTGGCGGACCTGCGCTCCGCCCTCGCCGACGACGACGTCCAGCGCTATGTCGACGAGCACGAGCCCAAGAAGGAGAAGAAGGCCCAGGCCGCCGGCGGGCCCGCCCCCGTGCTGACCCTGCTGACCGGCACCACGCCCGCACCCGCCCTCGGGGAGGACCCCTGTGACGACTGA